The following proteins are encoded in a genomic region of Ammospiza caudacuta isolate bAmmCau1 chromosome 13, bAmmCau1.pri, whole genome shotgun sequence:
- the VPS35 gene encoding vacuolar protein sorting-associated protein 35, which produces MPTTQQSPQDEQEKLLDEAIQAVKVQSFQMKRCLDKNKLMDALKHASNMLGELRTSMLSPKSYYELYMAISDELHYLEVYLTDEFAKGRKVADLYELVQYAGNIIPRLYLLITVGVVYVKSFPQSRKDILKDLVEMCRGVQHPLRGLFLRNYLLQCTRNILPDEGEQADEETTGDISDSMDFVLLNFAEMNKLWVRMQHQGHSRDREKRERERQELRILVGTNLVRLSQLEGVNVERYKQIVLPGILEQVVNCRDALAQEYLMECIIQVFPDEFHLQTLNPFLRACAELHQNVNVKNIIIALIDRLALFAHREDGPGIPADIKLFDIFSQQVATVIQSRQDMPSEDVVSLQVSLINLAMKCYPDRVDYVDKVLETTVEIFNKLNLEHIATSSAVSKELTRLLKIPVDTYNNILTVLKLKHFHPLFEYFDYESRKSMSCYVLSNVLDYNTEIVSQEQVDAIMNLVSTLIQDQPDQPAEDPDPEDFADEQSLVGRFIHLLRSDDPDQQYLILNTARKHFGAGGNQRIRFTLPPLVFAAYQLAFRYKDNSKVDDKWEKKCQKIFSFAHQTISALIKAELAELPLRLFLQGALAAGEIGFENHETVAYEFMSQAFSLYEDEISDSKAQLAAITLIIGTFERMKCFSEENHEPLRTQCALAASKLLKKPDQCRAVSTCAHLFWSGRNTDKNGEELHGGKRVMECLKKALKIANQCMDPSLQVQLFIEILNRYIYFYEKENEAVTIQVLNQLIQKIREDLPNLESTEETEQINKHFHNTLEHLRLRRESPESEGPIYEGLVL; this is translated from the exons CCAACAACACAGCAATCTCCTCAGGATGAACAGGAAAAGCTCCTGGACGAAGCCATTCAGGCTGTGAAGGTGCAGTCGTTCCAGATGAAGAGATGCTTG GACAAGAACAAGCTCATGGATGCTCTGAAACATGCTTCCAACATGCTTGGGGAGCTGCGGACTTCTATGTTATCTCCAAAGAGCTATTATGAGCTCT ACATGGCAATTTCTGATGAGCTACACTACTTGGAAGTCTACCTGACAGATGAATTTGCCAAAGGCAGGAAAGTGGCAGACCTTTATGAGCTGGTACAATATGCTGGAAATATCATTCCAAGACT GTATCTGCTGATAACAGTAGGTGTTGTCTATGTCAAGTCATTTCCACAGTCCAGGAAGGATATTTTGAAAGACCTGGTGGAGATGTGCCGTGGAGTGCAGCATCCTCTTAGAGGCCTGTTCCTCAGAAACTATCTCCTGCAGTGTACCAGGAATATCTTACCAGATGAAGGCGAGCAAGCAGA TGAAGAAACCACTGGAGACATCAGTGACTCCATggattttgtgctgctgaaCTTTGCTGAGATGAACAAGCTGTGGGTGCGAATGCAGCACCAGGGCCACAGTCGGGACAGGGAGAAGAGGGAGCgagagaggcaggagctgaggatcCTGGTGGGGACAAACCTGGTCCGCCTCAGCCAGCTGGAGGGGGTCAATGTGGAGAGATACAAGCAG ATTGTTCTGCCTGGAATACTGGAGCAAGTTGTGAACTGTAGAGATGCTTTAGCTCAGGAGTACCTCATGGAGTGCATCATACAG GTTTTCCCAGATGAATTTCACCTCCAAACCCTGAACCCATTTCTCAgagcctgtgctgagctgcaccaaaatgtgaatgtgaaaaatataattattgcTTTAATTGACAG GTTAGCTTTATTTGCACATCGTGAGGATGGACCTGGGATCCCAGCAGATATCAAATTGTTTGATATCTTTTCACAGCAGGTTGCTACTGTTATACAG TCTCGGCAGGATATGCCCTCAGAGGATGTGGTGTCTTTGCAAGTTTCTCTCATTAACCTGGCCATGAAATGCTACCCAGACCGTGTGGACTATGTTGACAAGGTCTTGGAGACTACTGTGGAAATATTCAACAAACTTAATCTGGAACA TATTGCAACAAGCAGCGCTGTTTCAAAGGAGCTGACTAGACTTTTGAAAATCCCAGTTGATACTTACAACAATATCCTGACAGTTCTGAAACTAAAACATTTTCACCCACTCTTTGAATACTTCGATTACGAGTCCAGGAAGAGCATGAGTTGTTATGTGCTTAGCAATGTGTTGGATTATAACACAGAAATTGTGTCCCAAGAACAG GTTGATGCTATCATGAATTTGGTATCCACGCTGATCCAGGATCAGCCAGATCAGCCTGCTGAAGATCCTGACCCTGAGGACTTTGCAGATGAGCAGAGTCTTGTGGGGAGATTCATTCACCTGCTGCGTTCTGATGACCCTGACCAGCAGTACCTG ATCCTCAACACTGCCCGGAAGCACTTTGGGGCCGGGGGGAACCAGCGCATCCGCTTCACGCTGCCGCCCCTGGTGTTCGCTGCCTACCAGCTCGCCTTTCGCTACAAGGACAACTCCAAAGTG GATGACAAATGGGAAAAGAAGTGCCAGAAGATCTTCTCATTTGCTCATCAGACCATCAGTGCTCTGAtcaaagcagagctggcagagctgcctctccgacttttcctgcagggagcactggCTGCAGGAGAGATTGGCTTTGAGAATCATGAAACTGTGGCCTATGAGTTCATGTCCCAG GCCTTCTCTCTATATGAAGATGAAATCAGTGACTCAAAAGCACAGCTGGCTGCAATCACCTTGATAATTGGGACATTTGAGAGGATGAAGTGCTTCAGTGAGGAGAACCACGAGCCTTTGAGGACTCAGTGTGCACTGGCAGCCTCCAAGCTCCTGAAGAAGCCAGACCAGTGCCGAGCTGTGAGCACTTGTGCCCATCTGTTCTGGTCTGGCCGGAACACTGACAAGAATGGGGAGGAG CTTCATGGAGGAAAAAGAGTGATGGAATGCCTAAAGAAGGCTCTGAAGATAGCAAATCAGTGCATGGACCCTTCTCTGCAAGTCCAGCTTTTCATAGAAATTCTGAATAGATATATCtatttttatgaaaaggaaaatgaggcG